A genomic window from Gossypium hirsutum isolate 1008001.06 chromosome D12, Gossypium_hirsutum_v2.1, whole genome shotgun sequence includes:
- the LOC107946321 gene encoding uncharacterized protein isoform X4 codes for MMNQHDISFQSAAIDSSSEMFPMGGYFAPPPMNFSGNSSIFTTSPALIEPGNSSGSSLIDSVAGFTHDTGLAVEWSVDEQYVLKEGLEKYKKEPNIMKYIKIAATLPDKTVRDVALRSRWMQRKRRKPEELNAGKRVNNRKDKLVESSSKMNMPSDLPQNTAPYPLTMHPLDQNGRIPSEGIFGTTMHLLKQNSQVLSQITSNLSAYKATILGINLKQEPRC; via the exons ATGATGAATCAACACGACATATCTTTCCAATCAGCTGCTATTGACAGTAGTTCCGAGATGTTTCCGATGGGTGGTTACTTTGCACCTCCCCCCATGAATTTCTCTGGGAATTCCAGTATTTTTACTACCTCCCCTGCTTTAATCGAACCTGGGAACTCTTCTGGCTCTTCCCTTATTGACTCAGTCGCAGGGTTCACACATGATACAGGGTTGGCTGTCGAATGGTCCGTTGACGAGCAGTACGTATTGAAGGAGGGCCTTGAAAA atataaaaaGGAACCAAATATTATGAAGTACATAAAGATTGCGGCTACATTGCCTGATAAAACTGTACGTGATGTTGCATTGAGGAGTAGGTGGATGCAA AGAAAGCGAAGGAAACCTGAAGAACTTAATGCGGGTAAAAGGGTTAACAATAGGAAG GATAAGCTGGTGGAATCATCTTCAAAGATGAATATGCCTTCAGATTTGCCACAAAACACAGCTCCATATCCTCTCACAATGCACCCTCTAGACCAGAATGGGAGAATACCTTCTGAAG GAATATTTGGTACAACTATGCATCTTCTGAAGCAAAATTCTCAAGTACTTAGTCAAATCACATCCAACCTTTCTGCATACAAG GCAACGATTCTCGGGATCAATCTCAAGCAGGAGCCAAGGTGCTGA
- the LOC107946321 gene encoding uncharacterized protein isoform X2: MMNQHDISFQSAAIDSSSEMFPMGGYFAPPPMNFSGNSRFTHDTGLAVEWSVDEQYVLKEGLEKYKKEPNIMKYIKIAATLPDKTVRDVALRSRWMQRKRRKPEELNAGKRVNNRKDKLVESSSKMNMPSDLPQNTAPYPLTMHPLDQNGRIPSEGIFGTTMHLLKQNSQVLSQITSNLSAYKLQDNVDLFCHAKNNITAMLKDMRDMPGLMSHMLPLPVSVSEDLANSMFCSATQATILGINLKQEPRC, from the exons ATGATGAATCAACACGACATATCTTTCCAATCAGCTGCTATTGACAGTAGTTCCGAGATGTTTCCGATGGGTGGTTACTTTGCACCTCCCCCCATGAATTTCTCTGGGAATTCCA GGTTCACACATGATACAGGGTTGGCTGTCGAATGGTCCGTTGACGAGCAGTACGTATTGAAGGAGGGCCTTGAAAA atataaaaaGGAACCAAATATTATGAAGTACATAAAGATTGCGGCTACATTGCCTGATAAAACTGTACGTGATGTTGCATTGAGGAGTAGGTGGATGCAA AGAAAGCGAAGGAAACCTGAAGAACTTAATGCGGGTAAAAGGGTTAACAATAGGAAG GATAAGCTGGTGGAATCATCTTCAAAGATGAATATGCCTTCAGATTTGCCACAAAACACAGCTCCATATCCTCTCACAATGCACCCTCTAGACCAGAATGGGAGAATACCTTCTGAAG GAATATTTGGTACAACTATGCATCTTCTGAAGCAAAATTCTCAAGTACTTAGTCAAATCACATCCAACCTTTCTGCATACAAG TTACAGGATAACGTTGATCTCTTTTGTCATGCAAAGAACAATATTACTGCCATGCTAAAAGA CATGAGAGATATGCCGGGTTTAATGAGCCATATGCTGCCATTGCCTGTGTCTGTTAGTGAGGATTTAGCAAATAGCATGTTTTGTAGTGCAACTCAG GCAACGATTCTCGGGATCAATCTCAAGCAGGAGCCAAGGTGCTGA
- the LOC107946321 gene encoding uncharacterized protein isoform X1: MMNQHDISFQSAAIDSSSEMFPMGGYFAPPPMNFSGNSSIFTTSPALIEPGNSSGSSLIDSVAGFTHDTGLAVEWSVDEQYVLKEGLEKYKKEPNIMKYIKIAATLPDKTVRDVALRSRWMQRKRRKPEELNAGKRVNNRKDKLVESSSKMNMPSDLPQNTAPYPLTMHPLDQNGRIPSEGIFGTTMHLLKQNSQVLSQITSNLSAYKLQDNVDLFCHAKNNITAMLKDMRDMPGLMSHMLPLPVSVSEDLANSMFCSATQATILGINLKQEPRC; the protein is encoded by the exons ATGATGAATCAACACGACATATCTTTCCAATCAGCTGCTATTGACAGTAGTTCCGAGATGTTTCCGATGGGTGGTTACTTTGCACCTCCCCCCATGAATTTCTCTGGGAATTCCAGTATTTTTACTACCTCCCCTGCTTTAATCGAACCTGGGAACTCTTCTGGCTCTTCCCTTATTGACTCAGTCGCAGGGTTCACACATGATACAGGGTTGGCTGTCGAATGGTCCGTTGACGAGCAGTACGTATTGAAGGAGGGCCTTGAAAA atataaaaaGGAACCAAATATTATGAAGTACATAAAGATTGCGGCTACATTGCCTGATAAAACTGTACGTGATGTTGCATTGAGGAGTAGGTGGATGCAA AGAAAGCGAAGGAAACCTGAAGAACTTAATGCGGGTAAAAGGGTTAACAATAGGAAG GATAAGCTGGTGGAATCATCTTCAAAGATGAATATGCCTTCAGATTTGCCACAAAACACAGCTCCATATCCTCTCACAATGCACCCTCTAGACCAGAATGGGAGAATACCTTCTGAAG GAATATTTGGTACAACTATGCATCTTCTGAAGCAAAATTCTCAAGTACTTAGTCAAATCACATCCAACCTTTCTGCATACAAG TTACAGGATAACGTTGATCTCTTTTGTCATGCAAAGAACAATATTACTGCCATGCTAAAAGA CATGAGAGATATGCCGGGTTTAATGAGCCATATGCTGCCATTGCCTGTGTCTGTTAGTGAGGATTTAGCAAATAGCATGTTTTGTAGTGCAACTCAG GCAACGATTCTCGGGATCAATCTCAAGCAGGAGCCAAGGTGCTGA
- the LOC107946321 gene encoding uncharacterized protein isoform X3 — protein sequence MMNQHDISFQSAAIDSSSEMFPMGGYFAPPPMNFSGNSSIFTTSPALIEPGNSSGSSLIDSVAGFTHDTGLAVEWSVDEQYVLKEGLEKYKKEPNIMKYIKIAATLPDKTVRDVALRSRWMQRKRRKPEELNAGKRVNNRKDKLVESSSKMNMPSDLPQNTAPYPLTMHPLDQNGRIPSEGIFGTTMHLLKQNSQVLSQITSNLSAYKKFYEAGLSSRAFMNSYRITLISFVMQRTILLPC from the exons ATGATGAATCAACACGACATATCTTTCCAATCAGCTGCTATTGACAGTAGTTCCGAGATGTTTCCGATGGGTGGTTACTTTGCACCTCCCCCCATGAATTTCTCTGGGAATTCCAGTATTTTTACTACCTCCCCTGCTTTAATCGAACCTGGGAACTCTTCTGGCTCTTCCCTTATTGACTCAGTCGCAGGGTTCACACATGATACAGGGTTGGCTGTCGAATGGTCCGTTGACGAGCAGTACGTATTGAAGGAGGGCCTTGAAAA atataaaaaGGAACCAAATATTATGAAGTACATAAAGATTGCGGCTACATTGCCTGATAAAACTGTACGTGATGTTGCATTGAGGAGTAGGTGGATGCAA AGAAAGCGAAGGAAACCTGAAGAACTTAATGCGGGTAAAAGGGTTAACAATAGGAAG GATAAGCTGGTGGAATCATCTTCAAAGATGAATATGCCTTCAGATTTGCCACAAAACACAGCTCCATATCCTCTCACAATGCACCCTCTAGACCAGAATGGGAGAATACCTTCTGAAG GAATATTTGGTACAACTATGCATCTTCTGAAGCAAAATTCTCAAGTACTTAGTCAAATCACATCCAACCTTTCTGCATACAAG AAGTTTTATGAGGCTGGCTTATCAAGTAGAGCTTTTATGAACAGTTACAGGATAACGTTGATCTCTTTTGTCATGCAAAGAACAATATTACTGCCATGCTAA